The DNA sequence TATCACACCGCCGTCGAGACCCTGAAAGTCACCCTCGCCGCCGATGAATCCGCCTTAACGGGAAAGACGGTCAGGATACAATAAACATAAAATATGAAAGAGCGCACGAGCTTTTACGTGCGCCCTTTTCTCTTTTCTCATTTATCAGTGCGACTGTGCATTTATCTCACCCGAGCACAGCCAAATCACCTTTCCTGTATCGGTGCGCAAAAGCAATTTAAAATCATCGCCGATCGCAACCGCAGTACCGACGATCAATTCGTCGCCTCGCTGGATTTCTATCCGCTTTCCGAGCGTGATGCACCGCTCGCGGTATTCCCGCCCGATTTTGGTCCTGCCTCCCGAATACAATCGGAAGAAGTTATCGAGTACTTCCTGCCGCAGCTGAGCCGGGTCGCCTTCTCCGGGTTCAAAAATCGCGCCGGCGGTATTTTTAAGTTCGTCCGGAAATCCGCCTTCCGGTATATAACAGTTGATTCCGATACCCACGATCACAAATTCCGGTTTTGCACTCTCTCCGAAGACCGCCTCGGTTAAAATTCCGCAGACTTTTTTATTATCAATAATAACATCATTGACCCATTTGATTCCCGCCTGCCGTCCGGCGGTTTTCGCCACAGCGACGGCAGCGGCCGCAGTGGCGACAGTCGAACCGAAGCCCTCCGACTTCGGCCGCAGCAAAATGCTCATATATATGCCGCCTTCGGGAGAATAAAATTGACGCCCGCTGCGGCCTCTCCCTTTAGTCTGCCGTTTGGCGGCGACAATACAGCCTTCCGGCTCGCCGGCTGCCGCAAGCTTCTTTAGCTCATCGTTTGTTGAATTTACTTCATCAAATTCGATAATTTTTATTTTGTCCATTTCTGCCTCCATAACCATCGATACCGGGCGTATTATATTCGGCATCTTCTTTTTTGAGATATCCGTTACCGATCTATTTATTTGATTATATCACAAATCAATATAAAAATCTCTTAAAATGACAGTCACAAATTAATTAAATTTCACCTAAAAAGAAGCCTTTTTTGCCATAATTGTATATATTGCACATATTTCAAGCCAAAACATT is a window from the Oscillospiraceae bacterium genome containing:
- a CDS encoding biotin--[acetyl-CoA-carboxylase] ligase → MDKIKIIEFDEVNSTNDELKKLAAAGEPEGCIVAAKRQTKGRGRSGRQFYSPEGGIYMSILLRPKSEGFGSTVATAAAAVAVAKTAGRQAGIKWVNDVIIDNKKVCGILTEAVFGESAKPEFVIVGIGINCYIPEGGFPDELKNTAGAIFEPGEGDPAQLRQEVLDNFFRLYSGGRTKIGREYRERCITLGKRIEIQRGDELIVGTAVAIGDDFKLLLRTDTGKVIWLCSGEINAQSH